A stretch of DNA from Nitrospira sp.:
ACAGACGAACACGGACGCTCCCGATTCGTCTGTGTGGCCCATAAGTCAGCGTAAATCCAGCTCCTGTATCCTGCTCACGAAAGTGTTCGAGTCGATCCATTAAGAAGCTCCTCGTCACATGCCGACCAACCTGCATCAGCGCGTTAGTCAGCATAGCGGCAGCTCCCTGCGCCATTCGTGCAAATCCTAGGTTGTGCAACTGGTGTTGCCCCACAATCCGCTGCAGGTCAGCAAGATCTTGTTCTGTCGGCGGTTGAATCGCCGCAGCAAGCACGACTTTGGACTTCAGTTGAGACGGAACGGCAAATGCCTTATGCCCTACCATCCCAGCAGGCGCCAACAACATCGGCGAGAGGTGCTGGCGATCCAACTCTTGGGCAAGCATCAGAAAGTCCTCGCCGCTGCCGACAAATACGACGGCATCGATATGCTCGTCTTTCAGCCGTCTCATCAGTCCACCTCCACCGACGGCCCCACGCCCGTACTCGTGCTCAATCACGATGTGCATGGCCTTTCGTCTCACCGATGTAAGGACCGCATTCAAGATCGGAGTCTTTGGTGGGGACACAATCGCAACTCTGGGACGATCCTGACCCGCCGATGAATGAGATTGAAAGGCCAAGAAGTCCAACAGCACCCGGTATTGGATATCGAAACCGGGCAGCGAATAGAACACGTATGGATTCGGTGGATCAGCGGGTTGTGGAGACAAGACCAGGGGGCCGATCAAGGGTACAGCCTCATGTTCGAGCAGACGATGCGTCTTGGATGTGTCTCCCGATTCGAAACTTCCGACGAGTGCAAAGGCCTGCTCCGTCTTGATCAGCTGCTCGGTTGCGACCCCTTGCGAA
This window harbors:
- a CDS encoding ABC transporter substrate-binding protein is translated as MPITSLFVALLSLFSLMSTIAMPGESRAWDDPLTPDERLGRRIYHQGSVESGSELLVSFVGVDGDLSATLFRCVQCHGVEGQGTQEGGLRVPPLTPAVLRSSHESRQTGRSRAAYTDQTLARAITQGVDTVGQPLHSGMPRYHLTDHQAAAVVAYLKKLGADDDSDPGVTATTITVGAALPLSGPLASIGHDAQAVLQGYFRAVNERGGIYGRQIELISEDSGKDVSQGVATEQLIKTEQAFALVGSFESGDTSKTHRLLEHEAVPLIGPLVLSPQPADPPNPYVFYSLPGFDIQYRVLLDFLAFQSHSSAGQDRPRVAIVSPPKTPILNAVLTSVRRKAMHIVIEHEYGRGAVGGGGLMRRLKDEHIDAVVFVGSGEDFLMLAQELDRQHLSPMLLAPAGMVGHKAFAVPSQLKSKVVLAAAIQPPTEQDLADLQRIVGQHQLHNLGFARMAQGAAAMLTNALMQVGRHVTRSFLMDRLEHFREQDTGAGFTLTYGPHRRIGSVRVRLFHVASDSSSFIPATEWVVPQDPS